The Bos taurus isolate L1 Dominette 01449 registration number 42190680 breed Hereford chromosome 16, ARS-UCD2.0, whole genome shotgun sequence genome includes the window GTTGGTACAAAGAGATATATGGGTATGAATtgcttgaaaaagaaatgaaaaaaatacctaTCCCTAATCTACCTTGTGGTTAGAAGTAAGGATTAGTGATCaaatttccataaaatattttaaggtcaAAGATAAAACTTACTGTGAaacttgtgaaattatttattctactgTAGCAAACACTATTGAATACTTTTAAACACAGTgacaagctatttttaaaattaaactctaGGTTTATTAAATCATGAAAATGCCACGACTGTGATTTATACATGACCCACCTGAAGATCATAGGGGTTGAGAAGTTTACCCAAGGTTAAATAGCAAGTAAATAACTGAGCTAGAGCTCAAGCCCAGATCTTCTGACATCAAACGAATACCCTTTCCTCCATACCACAGATTTGCAGGCTTCTAAGAGGAAATTCGCTGCATGATAAGAATGAACTTGTTCTGtcacttaaatattaataatgttttattttcagtgaaacTGTATGCTTTAACAAGTCAAGTAATCAATGGTGAGATGCAGTTCTATGCCAGAGCTAAACTCTTCTATCAAGAAGTACCAGCTACAGAAGAGGGTATGATGGGAAATTTCATTGAATTGTCCAACCCAGATATCCAGGCCTCTCAGAAATTTCTCAGGAAATTTGTTGGGGTGAGTATCCAACTGTAGTTTGATGAGGAAGCAAAGTTCTTGCAAACAATGAGCTCACAGGCTTCTGTgttgttgcttcagtcatatgaAAGCCAAATGGGTGAGCCATGGGTTTAGTGTGAAAGCCTGTTTTAAGAGGTTCAAAAAGGATGGGGCACATTAAATGACTGGTTTATCCTAGTTGGCATCACTCTCCTAGCACCAGCTTATTTCTTATGCTTCAGGGGAAGGTGAACTAGCAGTGTTAATATTACAAGTAGTAGATTAAGAAGACTTCTCTTTCAGATCCCATAGATAAGCAGTTGACACTCAGATGACCGATGAGAAATCATGCCATTTGGGATCTTGGGGTGATTTATTGAGTCTCTGTAATAAAAACTCAATGTTGTAGGGAAATGCAGGCTTATGTTTAGTTTAAAAATGATAAGTATAGTAGAATATCTTTATATTGTTTTCTACACACTTGAGACATTGCCTTGAAAAACTGTGATCCCTTTATAGATTTGGTGTTGGGTAAAACTCCACTTCCATACTTTCAGGCCACATGGAGATGGGTCATATACTTTAGGGGCCAGAATCTTGGGCCCCAGAGTCATTATGGTTCTTCTTACAGTGTAAGCCACCTTGGGTTTACTCCTTAAATTCTCTTAAACCTCAATTTTCTTACCTGTGTCTAGAGTATAACCACAGAACATATCTTGTAGGATAATGTGAAgctcaaatgagataatatatgtcaAATATTTACTTTAGTGCACATAATTATTATGCAATAGAGCTCATTTATTGCTACTACTACTAACAAGCTTTCATATAATTCAGTCATTGTATTTTTTGGAGCttcatttaggggcttccctggtggctcaggtggtaaaacatctgcccacgatgcaggagacccagtttcaatccctgggtcgggaagatcccctggagaaggaaatggaacccactctagtactcttgcctggaaaattccatgaatggaggagcctggtaggctacaatccatagagttgcaaagagttggacacagctgaatgacttactttcactttttcatttagtttttagAACAGACAACCCACATAATAAAGCTGCTGTTGGTTCTACTGAGAACAAAGTCCTAACTAGCAAACAGGTTTTGTTCCAATTCACTATGAAGTTATTCATCTGAAATTTGGACTCCATTTTATTCTGATGAAGGAACCATTAAGAATATTACAAATATTTGGGATTAAGTTGTCAACCTATTTAGAAGCATAATATTAATAGTTTCCCTAGTGTTGAGGTGAGGTTCACTTTTTATCCAACTTTCTCTGAAGTACCCTTTGCCTGAGTATAGAAAAATAGAATCAGGATGGAGCACTCACTGGGGCAAAGTGTCTGGACATCAACTGTGGCCATAAAGGACTACAAAACTAGAGATGATGGCTGGGGTTATTTATAGATCAGGTTAacctggaatattttaaaatcagtgttACTGACTGACTTCACCGAGCACTTTATCTGAGATAGTCACTCTGATGAGCACTTTAGAAGTACTATCTTATTGTTCTTCATAATAATTTTGGTaggtaagtactattattatttctcattttcatggttggggaaactgaggcttctaGAGATTAAGTACATTTTCAAGGTTACACAGTTGGTAAGAGACAGATCTGGGACTCATGCCCGACAAGGTCTGTCTGATACCAAATTCCCAGCTCTTATCCACGacatattttttctatttgtctCATGAAGCAGAAAAATCCCtgctctgtgtgcgtgtgtgtgtgtgtgtgtgtgtgtgtggaccacAGACCTCAACTCTCCCCCAATCTGGCGAAGAGCAATCCTTCCTGCTCGCCTCGAGGTGAGGCTGACTTTGATCCCAGTGCATTTCAGAAGCTTAGTTAGTAATCCGGCTGTCTTGTCACTCCATGTGGAATGCCAAACTGACCACAGGGATGCTGGTCAGACAGAGCCCATACACAGGCCCACAgacctgggaaaggaaacaggcTTCTGCTGGCATATTTATGTTGGAAATGAGTAGTCTGCTTTTTTCAAACAAATATAAGGAGTCCTTCTTAGTAGACAAGGCTCATTGTGAAGCTGTGACCTCAAAGTACAAACAtagtctttttaaagaaatgatattTTGGTACTTTGACCTTAATAATATGCTAAATTAGTATCCAGGTCAAGATACAAGGAGTTTGGGAACATGAGTATCTGACATGATTTATCCTTATGTCAACTGGGAAAAGGCAGATTGTTTAATTTAAAGTTTTGCTTTCCTTTCAACACTTAGTGATCTGGGACAGTGGGAAAACACTTTTAAACTTGTTGCAAATGTGCTTACTTTAGCAAATAAACAAACGATACCAAGATAATATCAGTGGCAAAACTGATAACATTCCTtacttttagctttttgaggggaaagtaaaaatttataaaaaggaaTTGGTATTTGATGGTTTTATCTCTTGATATTTCTCAGAGATCGGATGACTGAAAAATTGGGGGCTAACTGTATTTCACGGTTTTTATACAGTGGTATTTAACACTTTATTTTCAAACTCCAATGGAAAGAAGGTAAAATAATATTCTTTGACACAAAAGACATAGGcagaatcaaaatgaaaatgaaatttcttagagtattttactattttatataaatccaaaactatgaaaataataaataataagataataaataataagataATTAAAGTTCTGAAATCACACATTTATGTGGTTTTGGTCACATTCATGGAGGTGCATCAAATTTCAATCCAAGCACAGTAATAAGCAGCCAGAGTGTCCAAGAGAGTAgagatgttgtcccagaggtcagTCTTTAAATGTCTCTTCTCAGAGGCACAGCATGAGgatgagagaaagaggaaaaatcttGGTGCCAGGATATGCGAGGCTGTGCCAAATACGGGGAACGGCATGGAATAAAGACAACTAGGCGGTAGCAGTGAGGGGCAAAAGTGCACAAGATTTGAGGAAAAGgcatcttttgtgtttttatataacagtttttgtatatttgtgtatTCGTGCgtacatatgtgctcagtcacctcagtcgtgtctgactctttgtgacacattggactgtagcctgccaagctcctctgtccatagggattctccagtcaatactggagtgggttgccatgccctcctccaggggatcttctcgactcagggattgaacctgcgtctcttatgtctcttgcactggcagtagggttctttaccactataaccacctgggaaggccaattGTTTTGTATATTGTTTTGAAACTGTTGTTTCAAGGATAGCTACAGTCAAATATCATacaacataaacacacacatatacatatatatatatacatatatacacatgtttaTTTCATAGATATAtactggttgtgtgtgtgtgtgtgtgtatgtatattactTTATAGAAGCAAATTTGAGAAGGTTTTCATTGGCTGATACCCTCCTATCTCTACTAACTATTAATCTTTCACTGTCAGTTAATTTAATtcagaattttacttttaaaaagtttaaggGCTTTTTGTCCAATAAGTCATGTGATTTCTGATACAAAAGCAGAAACAATTTTTAGCGTGAAAAGAGACAGGGGGACTTTGCTGCAACTACCTTTTATCCTCATAAATGTGCTATATGCCATAGAGGCTGAGTTTGAAGCGAAATTCTGGCCTGAGAGTGGAACAGATTGCGTTTCCTCAGCTCAGGTCCTAACAATTATCTTCCACACAAGAATAGTAGATAATTCAGAGCCCTCAAAATCAGttttgaaaaacataaattttaatcatCCACCCCAGTATGAATTGAAATGTGTTCACTGCATGAGtttgaaaagcaattttaaaCCTCTGAAAGATTCTCTCTGCTTTGCTCTCTCTTTCTACAAGGCAATAAGCTACAGTGCAGGTCCATTTGCTATGGATTTGACCCAAATTGGCAATTAACAAAGTTCtacttcagagaaggcgatggcaccccactccagtactcttgcctggaaaatcccatggacggaggggcctggtgggctgcagtccatggggtcgctaggagtcagacacgactgagcgacttcactttcacttttcactttcatgcactggagaaggaaatggcaacccactccagtgttcttgcctggagaatcccagggacgggggagcctggtgggctgccgtctctggggtcgcacagagtcggacacgactgaagcgacttagcatcagcagcagcagcaaagttctACTTTCATAGGACTTTAAATGGCCCACTTCTTATAAAACATTACCTAGTTCTCAAACCTAAGACATTttctaaaatcttattttttaattatttgaaagaCCTATAATTGGATAAAATAAAGAAGGCAAAAACTAGACATGTTTGGATATGTTTTGAAAAAAGTCATTGAATGTTTTATAACTTGACTCTGGCAGTGGGTGCAGGCATTCTAAAGTTGCTTCAGTGCTACGACTCTGTGCTACggtatggattatagcctgccaggctcctctgtccaagggtttctccaggcaagaatactggagtgggttgccatgccctccttcaggggatcttcccatcccagggattgaacccatgtctcttatgtctcctgcattggcaggggggctctttatcactagtgccacctaggaagtccacgGTGGTGGGTTCATACCTGTATACATTTGTCCAGACTCCTTGAATGGTACATTTAAAACAGTACAttaaattttatgtgtgtgtgtatgttagttgctatgtcgtgccccactctttgtgaccccatggactgtagcctgccaggctcccctgtccacggagttctccaggcaagaatactccaggcaagaataatgagtgggtttccattcccttctctaggggatcttcctgatgtagggatcaaaccgaggtcttttgcattgtaggcagattctttactgtctgagccaccaaggaaactcaCATTTAATTATATGAACTTGACCTAAATGAAGTTTACTTAAAGAGGTAACTGAGTGTCAAGACTCAGGGAGAATGTCTGTCATTGGAATGTTCCACAAGGTACCTTTCTGCAGGGGCCCGGGAGAGCTGGCACGGACTGTGCCTTGGACTGCGGCTCTGGGATAGGAAGAGTGAGCAAGCATGTCCTGTTGCCGGTTTTCAACACTGTGGAACTGGTGGACATGATGGAATCGTTCCTCCTCGAAGCACAGAACTACCTGCAGGTCAAAGGCGACAAGGTAGAAAGCTACCACTGCTATAGCCTGCAGGAATTCACACCCCCACTGGGAAGATACGATGTCATCTGGATTCAGTGGGTCATTGGTTAGTTCTGCATGGCATTGcatcttcccttctccccactaACTGGAGGACTTGTGGAGGCAGAGCAAAGACACAAAGGGATATTTGGCTCTAGCTGCACTTAGAACAGTTAGCTAGTCTAACATATAATGCGAACTCCCCCCAAACTCTGGTCCTCTGGATTCTGCCCCTAACATCCACTGAACAAGGCTGGTGATTTCCATTCTTAGGATGGAGTGTCTTTGTGCCAACCTAAATCCTAGAAGAAAACTGAATATTTGAAAAACTTGAAAAAGTGTATCTCCATTATTGACAAACCTTGGCTTTCTTAGATTTAAATTCTCAGGAAATGAGATAGCAGTGAATGAGATTTtggtctgagtgtgtgtgtgagtgtgtgtgtgtgtgtgtgtgtgtgtgtgtgtgtgtgtaagacacAGAGGAATAATGGCAGAGTTGAGCTGTTCAGCAGACATGGAGTGAATCCAAGGGATGAGGAATGGTTTATTTTGTGCCTGGCGGGTAGATAGACTAGGTTGGTATAATAGCTGTTTTACAGAGCGTGCACTGATTCTCCTCAAAGAGGATACCTGTCCTCTTACCTAAATTCTCAAAGCCTCCCACAACAAAACAATTCAGGCTATGAAATaattcatgaatgaatgaacaaacaagctCCCGATTTGTAGCCTTGTGGCCGTTCAGTCTTGCCTactcacctccttccccacccaccctTTCATCCTGTTCCCCCATTTACTTGGCCTCACCTGTAGGGCACCTGACCGATAAAGACCTTCTTGCGTTTCTTTCCCGGTGCCGAGATGGCCTGAAGGAAAATGGCATCATCATACTGAAGGACAATGTGGCCCGGAAGGGCTGCATCTTCGATCTCTCTGACAGCAGCGTGACTCGGGACATGGACATCCTTCAGACCCTCATTAGGAAGAGTGGGCTGGTGGTGCTAGGCCAGCAGAAGCAGGACGGCTTTCCAGAGCAATGTGTCCCGGTGTGGATGTTTGCGCTGCACAGCGATGGAAGCTCCTGACCAGCTGCCGGAGTGAACGACTGCACTGCACAAAGGTGCATTGGGAAGAGTGGCTCTCCTCTGATTCACAAGTTACACCCCTTGTGATCCACGGAGGAATGAACAGAAGGGAGGcaatgtatgttttaaaatggtTGATGTCACGTTTCCACTAATTATGTAAGTACATGCACACACGCTGTGACTTTTCCAAAAGATAAATGGAATGTGACATCTGGAAAAACATCTGAACTGTACCAGTGTACCCATAAAAACAGGAAAGGGAGCAACAGTCACAAAATAGAAACCTCATTGGTCTCTGAAGATTTGCATTAAAGAGTAGTTTAAGGTGGGTGGGATAAAGTCTAGACCACCTTTCTCTGCCCTCATGCTAGATACTTTATACTTCCTTCCTCTTTGGGAATATTACTTCTCTCAGACAAAAATCTCCCCTTAATTAAGAAAGCACCAGTCAAAATAACCTTGTTAAACAATTCCATTACTTAATTTTGTctttggcagaaaaaaaaaaatgtggtttcaCTTTCTATTTTGGGTCAGTTTAGTTGCCCAATGATGTAATATGGATGCAATTTCATAACAGAAGTCTGCATTTCAGTGATGGGGAAGTGTCTCCTTTCAGGAGAAAATGTTTTACCCTTGAAATTTCAGCTGTGAACATGTAAGTGAATGTCATTGATAATCTAATTTTAGTCACTGGCTTCTAACACAACTTGCTTCATTGCAGTCGCTCCTGTTTCCTTGGTTGATAAGAATGTACACTGGAAAGAGATAGGAAATGGTAAACCTGAAAACTGAACTAACTGCGttagtttaattaaaaatatctaaaatctttcaaaaacaaaaatgtaacttAATTTCTATTAGCAGAATGTTTAAATAtaacttctattttatttaaaatgctcTAAAGTCTTCATGTGAAGGATTTGTCTTTTGATGTATTATATATTGAGTCTTCTATGAAATACAATCATTTTAAGTAAAGAAAGTCTGTTAAATGCATATGCTATCACCCTAAAATCATGTTTATAAGTGATAGCTCTAAATTAGgaggaaaataattattataaagcaCTATGTTGATATAGCATGATTTAGTAGTCTGATTTTTATGTCCTGGAAAATTATGTCACTCTGCCACTGGCACCTTCCAGCTGCAGTATGTTATTCATAACATTTTAGGGTAATGTAACAGAATGTGAGTTAAAATCATTGCTggagaaaccagagaccaaaattaaataaaatgatgaatcATTACCAAACAGAATTATTATGACAAAACAAGAATTCTCATGTTTTCATCCTCTATGTATTGGAAAAAATTAACTAAATCTTCCTTTTCAGCCTATCCTAggcattttctgcttcttttacaCTTAGCACCCTATTCTCTTACTTCTTGactttctgctttgcaagtacTCACATGCTGATCGACACAGTTGTCCATTCCTCAGCACACTGGTTCCTGAGCTCAAGGAGGAAATAACATAATTGCCCCATTAATATGAACACATAATCTTTAACTCAGCTGAATCTTTGGAATAGATCAGCAGTCCCTTTTCTCTTCCTATGTCATTTTCTGTTCTTCTTAGAAAACTTCCAGATCTTTATTGTGCCACAAAAATTCCCAACTCCATATCTATTTTTCACTTAATTGATAAAGCAGAAATTAGGAAGTAAATTATACCAATATCTCCTCTCTATAACAAGTTAATAACTAGTACAAGGTAAAGGGAagagtgggctttcctggtgccttgcagtcaagaatctgcctgccaatgcagaagacataggtttggtccctggatctggaagatcccctggagaaggaaaaggcaatccactccagtattcttgcctggagaatcccatggacataggagtctggcaggctatatatccatagggtctcaaagaggtggatacaactgaagcgactcagcatgcaggGATGCGTGGACTgaagtacaccaggctcctctgtccatggaattctctaggcaagaatactggcgtgggttgccatgccctcctccaggggatcttcctgacccagggattgaacactcatctcttatgtctcccgcattggctggtgggttctttactgttagcgccaccggggaagcctgggctacagtccatggagttgcaaaagagtcagacatgatttagcaactaaaggaAAGAGTAGCTTGAGAGGTGAGGCCATCAGAGTCGGAGCATGCTGCCTGATAATTAATGTGAAGGTTAGGATGTGTTTAAAGAATAATGGAAAGATCTGAGGTTACAAGGAAGGGGCTGAATTTTCTGGTCTTCTGAGTAGAGTCAAGGATGCTATAGAAGGAAGACATTTGGAGTGAGACCTACTCCAGCTGTCTTCAACAAGGCAAAGATATATCTGATGTTTATCAACACACCTGTGTTGTATGGTAAGTGACAATCTACATTAGTTCATAGTCCAAGTGCCTCCAAATCATTTGGGCAGTTTTTATAAAATAGAGATTCCCAGGCCCTGTCCCCATGATAATCTGATTCTGTGAAATGAGACCAAATAACTTGTATTTTTTAAGATCTCAAACTGATTCTGATCATTACTTTTGAGGATACTGATAAAAGAGGTGTGGAGCTGGGCTCTTCAGAGTCAAAGGAAGATAAGATAGGGCAGGCAAGACGCAGGCCAGGTTCAAGGAAGTAGCTGGATGGAGAAATCCATTCTCCACACCAATGCTAGCTTTCTAAAACCTGAACTGACCATGTTATGTATAAACTTTCAATGACTCCCCATCACTGATAGGATGAATTCCCATCACCTTAGACTGACATAAAGCCTTTTGTGATCTAGCCCTGGCTTCTCTctccagcctcagttttcccacatTTCTTGAAATTGTGCTTAACTACTTATAGATCTCTCAAGGAGCTATGACTTTTGGGACATGGCATTTACTGATGTTACTTCCTTATCtctcattcttattttattttattttttaactttttggctataccacgtggcatgtgggatcttagttcactgaccagggattgaacccagcatTGCCCCCTTGTTTGAAGCTGagctggctcagtgggtaaagaatctatgggcaatgcaggagacacagaatccccaggtcaggaagatcctctggaggaggaaagtggcaacccactccagtattcttgcctgaaaaatcccatggacagaggagcctggcaggctacaggccatgtggtcccaaagagtggacacaactgagcaactaagttcACATGCATgttctaaccattggaccatcagggaagttccagaaTATCTCCCATTCTTTTTGTCTGTCTCAGACTGCAAAAATGTTACTGACTCTAGGAAAGCTTCCTTCCAGGTGCTGGGTTAGATGCCCCTACTATGTGCCACCCTCATACCATCTGCTTGACATGTCACAGCACTTATTGTGTGGCACTGTAATTACTTGCTTACCTGTCATTTCCCCTATTTAACTCTGAGCTCCTTAATGGGACATTCATGTTAGAGCCTCAGTTTTTAGCATACAccctagttgttgttgtttagtcactaagttgtatctgattcttttgagaccccatggactgtagcctgccaggctcctctgtccgtggaatttcccgggaaagaatactggagtgggttgccgttttcttctccaggggatcttcctgactcagggatcaaacccatgtctattgcattggcaggtgagttctttaccacttacccaccagggaaacctataTCCCCTACTACACTGAAGTGAAgtagtgaaatgaaagtcgctcagttgtgtctgactctttgcgaccccatggaccatactgttcatggatttctctaggctagaatactatagtggatagctgttcccttctccaggagatcttcccaagccagggatcgagcccaggtctcccacatggcaggcagattctttaccagccgagctacaagggaagcccgactACTACACTGAAGGAAGTCCAAGTTTTACTGAAAGTATGTTAAGTAGAGAGACTCAGGGGACAGTCTGTTTTAAGAGGCATCAAACAGGAATCAGAGCAAAGCAGCAGGAAAAACCAAGAGCTTCTAAAGTTCCATGAGCACTGGAATGTACAAGACAGGTCCAAGGAGTGACCAAACAATGCAAACTGGCAAGAACCAGGAAAGGCACAGAAATAAGGCAGCAGTAAGCTCAGGGGTCAGACGTATGGGAGAAGACTGTAGTAAGAAAGTTAGGTCTCAGGGCAAAATCCTGCCTAGTTAGGAAATCTCTTTTTTCAATAGCAGCCAATTCAAGGATATGGCTAACCAAAGACCCATAGTTTCATTAGGTGGGAAGGTATACCTCATAAGAGAGACATGTTAAATTGTGagtgcaactgaaaaaaaaaaaagtgaaagtgttagtcacttaatcatgtccgactctttgagaccccatggaattctccaggcaagaattttggagtgggttgccattcccttctccagggcatcttcctgacccagggatcaaacctgggtctcctgcactgcaggcggattctttaccatctgagctaccagggaagccctaaaattgTGAGTAGGTCTTAACAAAGCGAGTTGTAATCCTCATCTGCTTCCTGCAAAGCAACAAGTCCGAAGGAGCAGCTAGGCTTAGAGGAAGTCAATCCTTTTCTGAAAATTGAAGAGAAGTGGAAAGTGCACACCTGTACTTCATAGATGAATTAATCACAAACATGTCTGCAGTTGTAGGTGAACTTTGGAGGACCCCTTAGTTTATCCAGTGATTCATGAAAGGGTGCAGTCTTCACCTACCTCCTCTTCTGAGAACCTGAGCCACCACTCCTCAGCAATAGTATAGAAGCATGCCAAGTCTCAAGGGGTCAACAATTTTATAGATTCAGGatcatcataaaaatataaaacaaaatgaataaggTCACCCACATGAAAGATGAGCTGCTTTATATTGTGGACACATTTTGGCCCCATTCTGTAACTCCACCATTTCCTATAACTGGCCTGTTTTGAATGATGTATTGGGGAGAAGACCTGTGTCAGATATATTCAGCTGCCTGTCAGGAGTAATTAAAACCAGTTGTGTTATTGCTTTCCTTCGTTCTAGCTGATTCTTTGATGCTTTGGTGTCTATGCCAGAAAAATACCTCTTATAATCATCAGAGGCCAGTGTTTTCACAGAGGTCACTGCAAGCTAATTAAGCAAATATgtgaaaaatagtttaaaattatcTCAATTAGTagagtgtgtgtatacatgcatctGGAGTGGGGTTAAGGAGATACTGTTAAAATAGTAACTGACTTGCAGAGTTAGTGATTTGGTGTCAGAGAACTACACATATATAGCACCTTTTTATGTTCATGTTGGCATGGTTTGTCCTTTTGCTAGGTGACAGGCTGTATTACTTACTGCAAATAAACATGTAGGAGATGTCCAAGAAGAATGTGACTCTGTAATGGGCAAGAGagatacaaaaataataataaattaggataaaaagactaaaataatAGTATGTACGAAGAATTAAATAACATAGAGAATAGAGTGACTCACTACATCTCTAGGATTGGAAGGAGTTCACACAGATTCCATTCATTCAGCACATATTTtatgaatgcctactatgtgccacacATTGCTCTAGGGTCTCAGGATACACAGGGAGTAAAAGCCAAAAATCGCTGGCCTTGTGGAGCATGTATTCTAGGAGAGATAGTATTACAATAAATAGAAattagtaaattattttttaatgttagaaaGTGGCAAATTTTGGAAAAAGAACaggtaaaaatagaggaaagtaaGGGGAATTGAGAGTCATGGAGGGAGACTGTAATTTTGAATAGTGGCCAGGATTGGTTTTGCtgaaaaggtgacatttgagcaccAAGTTAAGAGGGTGAGGGCATTGGCCATATGGATATCTGGGGGAAGAATGGGCAGCCGGTGCAAATGCTCCAAGTCTTGAGTGTGTCTGGGCTATCTGAGAAACAATGAGGTTAGTGCAGCTGCAGCTGAGTGGATGAGGGAGAGAATGTAGTAAGAGAGGAGCTTTAGGGATATGCCTGGGGCCAGATCACACAGGGTCTGGTAGGTTATGGAAAGGACTTTTGTACTGACCAAGAATGGAGGACATTGCAGAGTTTTGAGCAGAGAAGGGACATGATATGACCTGTGCTTTTAATTCCTCTGGCTGCTATGTTGAGAAAAGGTAACAGTGGGGTGAGGATGGAAGAAGGGAGACCAGATAGATGACGATGTGGTAAGTTATGGCTAATGGTCCAAATCTACTTGTtgcttttttgtaaataaatgtaTATCAGAGTACAGCTACACCTAATTGCACTATAGTTGCCACAATGACAACATGGCCTGCAGAGCAGAAAAATTTACTAAATGGCctttacacacacacgcacacgaaccaaacaaaaaacctgtgttggtgatggacagggaggcct containing:
- the NTMT2 gene encoding N-terminal Xaa-Pro-Lys N-methyltransferase 2, yielding MAHLGAHFAFRSRWQKTDDELCRHSMSFILHKAICNDFFQSYLYLLENIPLVKLYALTSQVINGEMQFYARAKLFYQEVPATEEGMMGNFIELSNPDIQASQKFLRKFVGGPGRAGTDCALDCGSGIGRVSKHVLLPVFNTVELVDMMESFLLEAQNYLQVKGDKVESYHCYSLQEFTPPLGRYDVIWIQWVIGHLTDKDLLAFLSRCRDGLKENGIIILKDNVARKGCIFDLSDSSVTRDMDILQTLIRKSGLVVLGQQKQDGFPEQCVPVWMFALHSDGSS
- the NTMT2 gene encoding N-terminal Xaa-Pro-Lys N-methyltransferase 2 isoform X1 — its product is MKDKVKEFRWWRRFPLLHTSPLNRKDAQELYICQLTLPDSDELKLYALTSQVINGEMQFYARAKLFYQEVPATEEGMMGNFIELSNPDIQASQKFLRKFVGGPGRAGTDCALDCGSGIGRVSKHVLLPVFNTVELVDMMESFLLEAQNYLQVKGDKVESYHCYSLQEFTPPLGRYDVIWIQWVIGHLTDKDLLAFLSRCRDGLKENGIIILKDNVARKGCIFDLSDSSVTRDMDILQTLIRKSGLVVLGQQKQDGFPEQCVPVWMFALHSDGSS
- the NTMT2 gene encoding N-terminal Xaa-Pro-Lys N-methyltransferase 2 isoform X2; translation: MAHLGAHFAFRSRWQKTDDELCRHSMSFILHKAICNDFFQSYLYLLENIPLVKLYALTSQVINGEMQFYARAKLFYQEVPATEEGMMGNFIELSNPDIQASQKFLRKFVGGPGRAGTDCALDCGSGIGRVSKHVLLPVFNTVELVDMMESFLLEAQNYLQVKGDKVESYHCYSLQEFTPPLGRYDVIWIQWVIDGLKENGIIILKDNVARKGCIFDLSDSSVTRDMDILQTLIRKSGLVVLGQQKQDGFPEQCVPVWMFALHSDGSS